One region of Primulina tabacum isolate GXHZ01 chromosome 1, ASM2559414v2, whole genome shotgun sequence genomic DNA includes:
- the LOC142549879 gene encoding protein YCF54, chloroplastic-like, giving the protein MLGCITLNLGCLGGVMLNAPVHNPSKPFLIPATKPPPLLNSSKPISSWKSRISVKTAVVAVDSSDPTETEEQAEKKKAYHFLVANAKFMLDEEEHFKELLAERLRLYGERDKEQDFWLVTEPKFLDKLPNITKRLKRPAVALVSTNGTWIKFMKLRLDRVLQDSFEADNVEEALASNPVKLEFEKPENWTAPYTKYEYGWWEPFLPPKTSSV; this is encoded by the exons ATGTTGGGTTGTATTACACTGAACCTCGGTTGTTTGGGTGGCGTGATGCTGAATGCTCCCGTCCACAATCCCAGTAAACCTTTCTTGATCCCTGCAACGAAACCGCCGCCCTTGTTGAATTCTTCGAAACCCATCAGCAGCTGGAAATCAAGAATCTCAGTGAAAACGGCAGTGGTTGCGGTTGATTCCTCTGATCCAACTGAGACG GAAGAACAAGCTGAGAAGAAAAAAGCATATCATTTTCTTGTGGCGAATGCCAAATTCATGTTGGATGAGGAAGAGCATTTCAAGGAACTTCTAGCTGAGCGTCTTAGGCTTTACGGTGAGAGGGACAAAGAGCAAGATTTTTGGCTTGTGACTGAACCTAAGTTCTTGGACAAGCTCCCCAATATTACCAAGAGACTCAAGAGACCTGCTGTTGCTCTTGTTTCAACCAATGGCACTTGGATTAA GTTCATGAAGTTAAGACTGGACCGCGTGTTACAAGATAGCTTCGAAGCTGACAATGTAGAAGAGGCTCTGGCTTCAAATCCTGTTAAACTCGAGTTTGAAAAGCCTGAAAACTGGACAGCTCCTTATACCAAATACGAATACGGGTGGTGGGAGCCGTTCCTTCCCCCAAAGACATCGTCGGTATGA
- the LOC142513097 gene encoding uncharacterized protein LOC142513097, which produces MILIKHISNSHFVIYIDNRWRTWRSTRRWPIHEWRYLNLQRKSSRGLGDPETTLTKFHPVCPAHVGKRPIARLWFPPEVDYRLSLLPYRKTTRWNFVTEIMNLPRVERANFRNRFEETSE; this is translated from the exons atgattttaattaaacacattTCAAATTCACATTTTGTCATTTATATT GACAATAGATGGAGGACGTGGAGGAGCACAAGGCGTTGGCCCATACACGAGTGGCGGTACCTTAATCTACAAAGGAAATCATCACGAGGCCTAGGCGATCCCGAGACCACCCTCACCAAGTTCCATCCAGTTTGTCCC GCTCATGTGGGAAAGCGACCAATAGCACGGTTGTGGTTTCCTCCGGAAGTTGATTATAGACTCTCTTTGCTCCCATACAGAAAAACCACACGATGGAACTTCGTCACTGAGATCATGAATTTGCCTCGAGTGGAACGAGCCAACTTTCGCAATCGATTCGAGGAGACCAGTGAATAA
- the LOC142549895 gene encoding uncharacterized protein LOC142549895 translates to MAYRRRQQGGRPDAFSSSHNYDSDPPLQNTVADGRSSSNSSASSLATKAIRASAAYRDSSLSSAYEQSALSSPRDFSSSSSKDLSIYTAKTNMNESKQGFWGVLARKAKEVLDDDNVVQPQEIAVGTTVQTSDRTKKGQYHNGYNSPENRRKIDSPSLHRGLDRIASSLNFIGGTIGNALEEGITAVENRTAGIIQETRKIQIRKKSGNLVSQNQDSSLGSLQRQPVMQTREQRQTHADLETQLKASRDVAMAMAAKAKLLLRELKTIKADLAFAKERCGQLEEENRILRESREKGGNPEDDDLIRLQLETLLAEKARLAQENSIYARENRFLREIVEYHQLTMQDVVYLDEGSEEVTEVYPINVTTPTSMQSIFTTPSLPPTPTIPHGAVMVTTENLSSVSSPRLDLREAYPIVNPVNPYIQTPTEDLRRH, encoded by the exons ATGGCTTACAGGAGGAGGCAGCAAGGTGGGAGGCCTGATGCCTTCTCTTCAAGCCACAATTATGATTCAGATCCTCCGCTGCAGAATACGGTGGCGGACGGCAGATCGTCCTCGAATTCCTCAGCCTCCTCGCTGGCCACGAAAGCGATCAGAGCTTCGGCGGCTTACAGAGATTCTTCGCTATCTTCCGCCTACGAACAATCCGCTCTCTCATCTCCACGCGACTTCTCATCTTCCTCTTCTAAG GACTTGTCCATCTATACAGCAAAGACAAACATGAATGAATCTAAACAAGGATTCTGGGGTGTTCTGGCTCGGAAAGCTAAAGAAGTTCTTGATGATGATAATGTAGTTCAACCACAAGAAATAGCCGTAGGAACTACAGTTCAGACATCTGATAGAACCAAAAAGGGGCAG TACCATAACGGATACAACTCTCCAGAAAATCGTCGAAAAATCGACAGCCCTTCTCTACACAGAGGACTAGATAGGATTGCATCATCACTTAATTTTATTGGTGGTACAATTGGTAATGCTCTTGAG GAAGGTATCACTGCTGTTGAAAACCGTACTGCAGGCATAATTCAAGAAACTCGTAAAATTCAAATAAGGAAAAAGAGCGGTAACCTTGTATCACAGAATCAGGATTCAAGTCTTGGTAGCTTGCAGCGACAACCTGTGATGCAGACCCGTGAGCAGCGTCAGACACACGCTGATTTGGAAACACAACTGAAAGCTTCTCGAGAC GTTGCTATGGCTATGGCTGCAAAAGCGAAACTTCTTCTGCGAGAGCTGAAGACAATCAAGGCTGACTTGGCTTTTGCAAAGGAGCGCTGTGGTCAGCTGGAAGAAGAAAACAGAATTCTCAGGGAGAGCCGTGAGAAAGGTGGCAATCCAGAAGATGATGATTTG ATAAGGCTTCAACTTGAGACCCTTTTGGCCGAGAAAGCTCGACTCGCACAAGAGAATTCAATCTATGCACGAGAGAATCGTTTCTTGAGGGAAATTGTTGAGTACCACCAGCTCACCATGCAGGATGTTGTCTACTTGGATGAAGGCAGCGAAGAGGTCACCGAGGTTTACCCCATCAATGTAACTACACCCACCAGCATGCAATCCATTTTCACTACCCCTTCTCTCCCCCCAACTCCCACAATTCCGCACGGAGCAGTCATGGTAACAACTGAGAATTTATCTTCTGTTTCTTCCCCGCGGCTAGACCTCAGAGAGGCTTATCCAATTGTCAATCCGGTGAATCCTTACATCCAAACTCCAACAGAAGACTTACGAAGGCATTAG
- the LOC142513114 gene encoding uncharacterized protein LOC142513114: MILCVQVFTAQASRELDSLLQGYAFEALVRPRTGVVYDATVPSNFSGIGVAALRLRSGSLRRKGVERYKEFRIPVGVIGQPYVERLVLVYHNLANWSGLYYPLPGYNFLTPVLGLLAYDATDLSAKNLSELDFRAYGDPISIGFSNVRSGLNGSSPKCVFFGLNESVAFDNVVNGHTCLTRNQGHFSIVVESLATPPAPAPAGIGSGGKRRKKKVWIIVGSVVGGLLVLVLLVVLFFCVRKCKRRKEIRRMEKASDTGVNLSMATVGTTKAPVASETRTRPTLETEFVP, translated from the coding sequence ATGATCCTCTGTGTTCAAGTGTTCACAGCTCAGGCGAGTAGAGAGCTTGATTCTCTGCTTCAAGGATATGCTTTCGAGGCTTTAGTCAGGCCAAGAACTGGCGTTGTTTATGATGCAACAGTGCCCTCCAACTTCTCCGGCATTGGAGTGGCGGCTCTGCGGCTGAGGAGCGGCAGCCTGCGGCGGAAAGGAGTGGAAAGGTACAAAGAGTTTCGTATTCCAGTCGGTGTCATTGGGCAGCCTTATGTCGAGAGGCTTGTGTTAGTGTACCATAATCTGGCAAATTGGTCAGGTTTATACTATCCTCTGCCTGGTTACAACTTTCTAACCCCGGTTTTAGGACTTTTAGCTTATGATGCCACTGATTTATCTGCCAAAAATTTATCCGAACTTGATTTTCGGGCTTATGGCGATCCGATTTCAATCGGGTTTTCGAATGTGCGATCTGGGTTGAATGGATCTTCACCAAAATGTGTGTTTTTTGGTTTAAATGAGTCGGTTGCATTCGACAATGTGGTGAATGGACATACTTGTCTGACTAGAAACCAGGGCCACTTTTCCATTGTAGTGGAGTCACTAGCTACTCCTCCGGCACCTGCGCCTGCAGGAATCGGCAGTGGTGGAAAGAGGAGGAAGAAAAAAGTGTGGATAATTGTCGGTTCTGTGGTTGGAGGATTACTAGTATTAGTTTTATTGGTTGTGCTATTCTTTTGTGTGAGGAAATGTAAGCGTAGAAAGGAGATTCGCCGAATGGAGAAGGCGTCCGACACGGGTGTAAATTTGTCGATGGCGACGGTGGGGACGACGAAGGCGCCGGTGGCGTCCGAGACACGGACTAGGCCAACGCTGGAGACTGAATTTGTGCCTTGA